One Dreissena polymorpha isolate Duluth1 chromosome 9, UMN_Dpol_1.0, whole genome shotgun sequence genomic window carries:
- the LOC127846169 gene encoding beta-1,4-galactosyltransferase 2-like, which produces MADQIYSSNRKLHEDGDSLHYEYNTFDFLKDESALISSNERIRDGTRTVHKTEPCIIAADSLDGVWSKGGNISARDVYNVTSLRRVSAGGAYTPADCNPQEFVAVIIPYRNRRSNLRILLFYLHTFLQRQKIQYTIFVVELAYPTVFNRGILANVGYLTAKDIGRFTCYVIHDVDRLPTRDANLYRCSRQPHHLAVRSSKYGYALPYGHYIGGVIAFTPAQFEAINGFSNAYFGWGREDDDLRKRITSKGYTIERPDATVGVYEELPHPESDTANPNNPISYWTLWEQLEDLDFADDLALLSHTQQQMQEKSNMQEDNSARLGLTINRVLSQV; this is translated from the exons ATGGCTGATCAGATATATTCTTCAAACAG AAAGTTGCATGAAGACGGAGACTCATTGCACTATGAATACAACACCTTTGACTTCCTTAAAGACGAAAGTGCATTGATTTCGAGCAATGAAAGGATTCGAGATGGCACTCGGACCGTTCACAAGACTGAGCCTTGCATTATCGCAGCAGACTCTCTAG ATGGTGTTTGGAGCAAAGGCGGTAATATCAGTGCACGTGACGTGTACAATGTGACGTCACTGCGCCGGGTATCGGCAGGCGGTGCTTACACTCCTGCAGACTGTAACCCCCAGGAGTTCGTCGCAGTGATTATACCATACAG GAACAGACGGTCCAACTTGCGGATTCTTCTCTTTTATCTGCACACGTTCCTTCAACGACAGAAAATACAGTACACCATTTTTGTTGTAGAACTG GCGTACCCAACGGTATTCAATCGCGGAATTCTCGCAAACGTTGGCTACCTGACGGCGAAAGACATTGGGCGTTTCACGTGTTACGTCATTCATGACGTCGACCGTCTTCCGACACGTGACGCCAATCTGTACCGATGCTCCCGCCAACCCCACCATCTTGCAGTGAGGTCATCAAAATATGGATACGC ACTGCCATATGGTCACTACATCGGAGGAGTGATCGCCTTTACCCCGGCTCAGTTCGAGGCCATAAATGGGTTCAGCAACGCTTACTTTGGATGGGGGCGGGAGGACGATGATCTCAGAAAGCG CATCACCAGCAAGGGTTACACGATAGAACGCCCGGACGCGACCGTCGGCGTGTATGAAGAGTTACCGCACCCTGAATCGGACACCGCCAATCCGAACAATCCAATCTCGTAT tggacactctgggAGCAGCTGGAAGACCTCGACTTTGCCGATGatttggctcttctctcccacacccaacaacagatgcaggaaaaaTCAAACATGCAAGaggacaactcagctagactaggcctcaccatcaacagag TCCTGTCTCAGGTCTAG
- the LOC127843826 gene encoding E3 ubiquitin-protein ligase rnf146-like, with the protein MSSEADSGKGKLVQAETENLPEGKEFTTQSDNGEKKTDFECPVCLQKASFPVQLPCRHIFCFLCVKGVANHSRRCALCRQDIPEDFFNHPKVLTVLCEEEVKEKSRAIYDEGYQWFYEGRNGWWQYEERASNELEVKYKKGEKTFELMIAGYMYIIDLENMKQIRKNHQSRKRRIRRDLRSIPDIKGIAGLKYQENQSVRPSGDGNEGATADGNQISIASRAQPSASYHSHLLGMPASDSGPSGLDDASPMPSAPNNTPQTPMTPADSHPGSLSGSQEDLHVNFQNLNINSNNSSRGSPTPYGMDANLHYSHLSHSPSDSYRRPYVSDDDTSLDSVASAHGMPLDEGSSVDLPSLASHDDAAASNALDGSPANTTQPDCDANLGTFV; encoded by the coding sequence gtgaGAAAAAGACAGATTTTGAGTGCCCAGTGTGCCTACAGAAGGCAAGCTTTCCAGTACAGTTACCATGCagacacattttctgtttcttgtgtGTGAAAGGCGTTGCTAACCACAGTCGCCGATGTGCATTGTGCAGGCAGGACATTCCAGAGGACTTCTTTAATCATCCCAAGGTGTTGACCGTGTTGTGTGAAGAGGAAGTAAAGGAAAAGTCAAGAGCTATCTACGACGAAGGCTATCAGTGGTTTTACGAGGGAAGGAATGGCTGGTGGCAGTATGAAGAGCGGGCAAGCAATGAGCTTGAAGTGAAGTACAAAAAGGGAGAGAAAACATTCGAGTTAATGATTGctggttacatgtatattattgacTTGGAAAACATGAAACAGATTCGGAAGAATCATCAATCACGAAAGAGAAGAATCCGTAGAGACTTGAGAAGCATTCCTGATATTAAGGGTATTGCAGGACTCAAATACCAAGAAAATCAAAGTGTTCGTCCCAGTGGTGATGGAAATGAGGGTGCTACTGCAGATGGGAACCAGATTTCAATTGCAAGCAGGGCCCAGCCATCAGCCAGTTATCACAGCCATCTGTTAGGTATGCCAGCAAGTGACTCGGGGCCTAGTGGCCTTGACGATGCCTCACCAATGCCCTCAGCCCCAAACAACACTCCTCAGACTCCCATGACCCCTGCTGATAGCCACCCAGGGAGCTTGTCGGGGTCACAAGAAGATTTGCATGTTAACTTTCAGAATCTAAATATCAATTCCAACAACTCTTCTCGTGGTTCACCCACACCATACGGAATGGACGCTAACCTTCACTACTCGCACTTGTCCCATTCACCGTCGGATTCTTACAGACGTCCTTATGTATCTGATGATGACACAAGTTTGGACAGTGTTGCCAGTGCCCATGGTATGCCACTGGATGAAGGGTCATCAGTGGATTTGCCAAGTCTTGCTTCACATGATGATGCAGCAGCTTCTAATGCTCTGGATGGTTCACCAGCAAACACTACCCAACCAGACTGTGATGCTAACTTGGGGACTTTTGTTTGA